In the genome of Phlebotomus papatasi isolate M1 chromosome 2, Ppap_2.1, whole genome shotgun sequence, one region contains:
- the LOC129803028 gene encoding uncharacterized protein LOC129803028, producing the protein MDSYFNQIEWTTTNEEILIGLVKDKPILWDNRLFQYRNTREKEKIWKGIDQMLKKPVGSSERRFYSLREKYRRYINKEKDAHRSGSAQNLLQKFYLADRMQFLRDTMRRRNAHTDSLRVETSRLDTSEQNSQQSQASTISVDFSQHEQDAGPSYSHRSQHVVPTSEDFRSQSQPTDIENSHTDNRTSLVTSQSLRPSNTSLSSKNNRKRANVQIPQKTFQVNIRQQGQISDSPQEQIRNHSNNFSSSNHELPKKRICQASHRNLFGRNYEQPPQLNLDEIDSEDSTVSANISDSESQVLQHMPISGTLLDSLNFEGVSQPSQHDASETNHSIQPTIDSQSHSPMRIFLGHSQDRVSRQVHYRSTTQIRRPITTPQITRPTITPINRTHSRNDENVDPNAALPSSNLLTEDSPPLRITASRLKKQMYELAMSNLTNIYNNTNLIRQAIGVEDVHSGFFINMRQRFVRLSEEDRIRFMDRVQQIFDEIASPIENE; encoded by the exons ATGGATTCCTATTTTAATCAGATTGAGTGGACGA CTACaaatgaagaaattttaatCGGGTTGGTGAAGGACAAGCCTATTTTGTGGGATAACCGTTTGTTCCAATACAGGAACACAcgggaaaaagagaaaatatggaAGGGCATTGATCAGATGCTCAAGAAGCCTGTTGGATCGTCTGAAAGACGTTTCTATTCATTGCGTGAGAAATATCGCAGATATATAAACAAAGAAAAGGATGCTCATCGCAGTGGATCTGCTCAaaatcttttacaaaaattctatCTTGCTGATAGAATGCAATTTCTCAGAGACACCATGCGTAGGAGAAATGCACACACCGATTCCCTTAGAGTAGAAACATCTCGTCTAGATACTTCTGAACAAAATTCACAGCAATCACAAGCTTCTACAATTAGCGTTGATTTCAGTCAGCATGAGCAAGATGCAGGTCCATCTTATTCACATAGAAGCCAACATGTGGTACCAACATCTGAAGACTTCAGATCTCAATCACAGCCCACAGACATAGAAAATTCTCATACTGACAACAGGACATCTTTGGTAACCTCCCAGAGTCTACGACCATCTAACACTTCTTTGTCATCAAAGAACAACCGAAAGCGAGCCAATGTGCAAATTCCCCAGAAGACTTTTCAAGTCAATATCAGACAGCAAGGACAGATTTCAGACTCTCCGCAAGAGCAAATCAGAAATCACTCAAACAATTTTTCGTCGTCCAATCATGAGCTTCCcaaaaaaagaatttgtcaGGCTTCTCATAGAAATTTATTTGGTAGAAATTACGAACAACCCCCACAACTAAACCTGGATGAAATCGATTCTGAGGATTCAACTGTAAGTGCAAATATATCAGACAGTGAATCACAGGTGCTGCAGCATATGCCAATTTCTGGTACTCTTCTGGATTCCCTGAATTTCGAAGGAGTTTCCCAACCATCACAACATGATGCTTCTGAAACCAATCATTCTATACAGCCTACCATTGATTCACAAAGTCATTCGCCAATGAGGATTTTTCTTGGACATTCTCAAGATAGAGTCTCGAGGCAAGTACATTACAGGTCAACTACGCAGATTAGACGACCCATAACTACTCCACAGATTACACGTCCTACTATAACTCCGATCAATCGCACTCATTCTCGCAATGACGAAAATGTAGATCCCAATGCAGCTCTTCCATCAAGCAATCTCCTTACAGAAGACTCTCCACCACTTAGAATAACGGCCTCTCGTTTGAAGAAGCAGATGTATGAGCTTGCTATGTCTAATCTGACTAATATTTACAACAATACTAATTTAATTAGACAAGCAATTGGTGTGGAGGATGTACATAGCGGCTTTTTCATTAACATGAGACAAAGATTTGTTAGACTCTCAGAAGAAGACAGAATTCGATTTATGGATCGAGTTCAACagatttttgatgaaattgcttctccaattgaaaatgaatag
- the LOC129803041 gene encoding putative nuclease HARBI1, translated as MAQGHLHLLELLRQNEILGHLTISTLQTVETCESIMDTERRRWGVRPVNRKRNIFGHFCHFYRELRHFDDELFFKFYRMSYEEFSFILSKIGPSLQKFSHRESISPEQRLVICLRYLASGDSISTLHAMFRIGESTARKIIKEVCKALQAILGPCFLKTPQRESEWRNIAIDFQSKTKFPNVIGCIDGKHIEIFAPPNSGTKFWNYKRTYSIVLLAVCDANYSFIYTHAGSFGSESDGGIFQSCSLSKALETNSLNLPSPKPINEEFNRAVPHVLLGDEAFPKKKYLMTPYSGRYLENDKYLYNLEFSRCRRLIENTFGIYTTRWRIFHHKIHCFPEHVDEIVGATLILHNYLSSVSRQYLGLGSRDWQDEDHLTRWEPLPERFSFGARNAIEEASLIRDYIKDYIAHIN; from the exons ATGGCACAG ggtCATCTACACCTGTTAGAACTTCTGCGGCAGAATGAGATCTTGGGACATCTCACGATTTCTACCTTACAAACGGTTGAAACCTGTGAATCTATTATGGATACTGAACGACGACGATGGGGCGTACGACCAGTAAATAGAAAGCGAAACATTTTCGGTCATTTCTGCCATTTTTATCGAGAGCTACGGCACTTCGATGATGAGCTCTTCTTCAAGTTCTATCGAATGTCTTATGAAGAATTCAGTTTCATTCTCTCAAAGATTGGACCTTCTCTGCAGAAGTTTTCTCACAGGGAAAGTATCAGCCCGGAACAACGGCTCGTAATCTGTTTGAGATATCTTGCAAGTGGGGACTCCATAAGTACCCTGCATGCAATGTTCAGGATAGGAGAATCTACGGCGAGGAAAATTATCAAGGAAGTTTGTAAAGCCTTGCAAGCAATCCTAGGACCTTGTTTTCTGAAGACACCTCAAAGAGAGTCAGAGTGGAGAAATATAGCCATAGACTTTCAATCAAAAACCAAATTCCCAAATGTAATAGGATGTATTGATGGGAAGCACATAGAAATATTTGCACCACCAAATTCTGGTACTAAATTCTGGAATTATAAAAGGACTTACAGCATTGTACTTCTTGCAGTGTGTGATGCAAATTATTCCTTTATTTATACACATGCTGGTTCATTTGGAAGTGAAAGTGATGGAGGAATTTTCCAAAGTTGCAGTCTCTCTAAGGCCTTGGAAACTAATTCTTTAAATTTGCCATCTCCCAAACCTATTAATGAAGAATTTAACCGTGCGGTTCCACATGTCCTTTTGGGAGACGAGgcttttccaaagaaaaaatatttgatgaccCCATACAGCGGAAGatatttggaaaatgacaaatatCTGTACAACCTAGAGTTTTCCAGATGCCGTCGTTTAATTGAGAATACATTTGGAATATACACGACAAGGtggagaatttttcaccataaGATTCACTGCTTTCCTGAACACGTGGATGAAATTGTTGGAGCCACACTAATTCTGCACAATTATTTAAGTTCAGTTTCTCGACAGTATTTGGGGTTGGGCTCGAGAGATTGGCAAGATGAGGATCATTTGACTCGGTGGGAACCGCTTCCAGAACGCTTTTCATTTGGAGCAAGAAATGCCATTGAAGAAGCTTCCCTTATCAGAGATTATATTAAAGATTATATAGCACATATAAATTAA